Proteins from a single region of Gasterosteus aculeatus chromosome Y, fGasAcu3.hap1.1, whole genome shotgun sequence:
- the LOC144391363 gene encoding uncharacterized protein LOC144391363, translating into MRRLLLLFLIMCLTPLPVPVRISSRRYYRPRARSALYRNLSSLTYPTRSTHVQHLVTGGLWNCQSATRKADFISGFAIQQSLDFLALTETWITPENTSTPAALSSAFSFSHTPRPTGSLGHFLEELDILLSNFPENGPPLILLGDFNIQTEKSSDLLHLLSSFALSLSPSPPTHKAGNHLDYIFTRNCSTTNLSVTPLHVSDHFFISYSLPLSITNKPPSLTNSIPARRNIRSLSPSSLASSVLSVLPSTDSFSLLHPNAAAETLLSTLSSSLDSLCPLTTQRTGKSPPAPWLSQPVRAMRATMRASERRWRKYKRPDDLLEFQSLLSSFSASISAAKSSFYRSKIDVVGVTLDSQLSLTPNITATTRSCRYTLYNIRRIRPLLTQKAAQVLIQALVISRLDYCNSLLAPCHRHSTSAAHSECSSSTGLQPSEILPHYSTPPLSSLATGGHPHPVQNIGAHVPCCEWIGSSLHPGHGQTLHPNPHSPLCICKTTRPSLTESKTLD; encoded by the exons atgcggcgccttcttctgctattcttaataatgtgtttgacccctttacccgtgcctgttcgaatctcttcccgcagatactacaggcctcgggctagatctgctctctatcgtaacctctcctctctcacctatcccacccgctccacacatgtccagcacctcgtcacaggaggtctctggaactgccagtcagcgactcgcaaggctgacttcatctccggcttcgctatccagcagtcactcgacttccttgctctcaccgagacctggatcacacctgagaacacatccaccccagccgctctctcctccgccttctccttcagccacactcccaggcccactg gctccttaggtcatttcttggaagaactggacattctcctgtctaatttccccgaaaatggacctccgctcatcctcctgggtgacttcaacatccagacagagaagtcatctgacctcttacacctactttcttccttcgctctgtcactcagtccctctcctcctactcacaaagccggcaatcaccttgactacatctttactagaaactgctctaccactaacctctccgtaactccacttcatgtgtctgatcacttcttcatctcttactcccttccactctctataactaacaaacctccctcattgactaactctataccggctcgtcgcaatattcgctccctctctccctcctcgctggcatcctctgttctatcagtcctcccttcaactgattccttctcactcttgcatccgaacgctgctgcagagactctcctctcaactctttcctcctctctagactctctctgccctcttacgacacaacggactggcaaatcccctccggctccatggctgtctcaaccggtccgtgccatgagagccaccatgcgagcgtcggaaaggagatggcgtaaatataaacgacctgacgacctgcttgaatttcaatctctcctctcctcgttttctgcttctatctctgctgccaaaagctctttctaccgaTCCAAAATCGACGTcgtcggcgtcacactcgacagccaactctccctgactcccaacatcaccgcgacaacgcgatcctgtagatacacgctctacaacatcaggagaatacgtccccttctcactcagaaggcagcgcaggtactgattcaggctcttgtcatctctcgcctggactactgcaactccctcctggctccctgccaccgccattcgacctctgcagctcattcagaatgcagcagctcgactggtcttcaaccttccgaaattctcccacactactccactcctccgctctcttcactggctaccggtggccacccgcatccagttcaaaacattggtgctcacgtaccatgctgtgaatggatcgggtccagcttacatccaggacatggtcaaaccctacatcccaacccgcactctccgctctgcatctgcaaaactactcgtccctccctcactgagagcaaaacactcgactag
- the LOC120812494 gene encoding RING finger and SPRY domain-containing protein 1-like isoform X2 — MIVATWITFCACRGLARGLLFFSSTSSRSPFWETLASVVSRTMGNSCVCREDSALEDHNHRSSRATRGQARRVDRGMGVGGDAAEALSSRPRDPVRPPRRGRGPHEPRRKKQNVDSLVLDTLAVIRTLVDNDQEPPYSMITLHEMAETDDGWLEIVQSLIQVIPLDDPLGPAVITLLLDECPLPTKDALQKLSDMLSLSLAIARQDALNPAKHRNTTAVLGCLAEKLAGPASIGLLSPGTLEYLLESLSSEAHPTVMLFALIALEKFSQTSENKRTVSKSCISNRLAVLESWAEHPDYLKRQVGFCSQWSLDNLFLKEGRQFTYETVNLTNINAMLNSNDVSEYLKICPTGLEARCDASSFESVRCTFCVDSGVWYYEVTVITSGVMQIGWATKDSKFLNHVRLAGVRTARLPTAAAACPRSPKLALCVCFSQEGYGIGDDEYSCAYDGCRQLIWYNARCKPHSHPCWKDGDAIGFLLDLSKKQMVFYLNGHQLPPEKQVFSSATSGFFAAASFMSYQQCEFNFGAKPFRHPPPGKFSTFNDFASLLPGEKIIIPRQRRLALLKQVSIRDNCCTLCCDVMADTELRPCGHGGICMECALQLETCPLCRHDIQNRVRLIAHVS; from the exons ATGATAGTAGCCACCTGGATCACTTTCTGTGCTTGCAGAGGCCTTGCAAGGGGGCTGCTCTtcttttcctccaccagctcgcGCTCTCCCTTCTGGGAGACACTTGCCAGTGTGGTCTCTCGCACCATGGGTAACAGCTGCGTGTGCCGTGAGGACAGTGCCTTGGAAGACCACAACCATCGGTCGTCGAGGGCAACCAGAGGACAAGCAAGGCGGGTGGATCGCGGTATGGGCGTTGGTGGCGACGCCGCAGAGGCGCTGAGCAGCAGACCCAGGGACCCGGTCAGGCCGCCGCGCAGAGGCCGAGGGCCTCACGAGCCGAGACGCAAGAAGCAGAATGTTGACAGCCTGGTGCTGGACACGTTGGCTGTCATCAGGACATTGGTGGACAA tgACCAAGAGCCCCCCTACTCCATGATCACTCTGCACGAGATGGCAGAAACAG ATGATGGCTGGCTGGAGATTGTGCAGTCGCTGATTCAAGTGATCCCATTGGACGATCCGCTTGGCCCCGCAGTGATAACGCTTCTGTTGGACGAGTGTCCTCTGCCCACCAAG GATGCTCTCCAGAAACTGTCCGACATGTTGAGTCTGAGTTTGGCCATAGCGCGACAGGACGCTCTAAACCCAGCGAAGCACAGGAACACCACGGCCGTCCTGGGATGCCTAGCGGAGAAACTGGCTG gtccagCGAGTATTGGATTGTTGAGCCCTGGAACCCTTGAATACCTTCTAGAGAGCCTC AGCTCTGAAGCCCACCCTACGGTCATGCTGTTTGCCCTCATCGCTTTGGAGAAGTTCTCCCAGACCA gtgagaACAAGCGGACGGTGTCAAAGTCGTGCATCAGCAATCGACTCGCTGTGCTGGAGTCGTGGGCGGAGCATCCCGACTACCTCAAGAGGCAGGTCGGGTTCTGCTCACAATGGAGCCTCGACAACCTTT TCCTAAAGGAGGGTCGTCAGTTTACCTACGAGACGGTCAACCTCACCAACATCAACGCCATGCTCAACAGCAATGATGTCAGCGAGTACCTCAAGATCTGCCCCACTGGactagag gCGCGGTGCGATGCCTCGTCCTTTGAGAGCGTGCGCTGCACATTCTGCGTGGATTCGGGCGTTTGGTACTACGAGGTGACGGTCATCACTTCCGGCGTGATGCAAATCGGATGGGCCACCAAGGACAGCAAGTTCCTCAACCACGTGCGGCTCGCCGGCGTCCGCACTGCTCGCCTTCCCACCGCAGCCGCTGCTTGTCCGCGCTCGCCTAAAttagcgctgtgtgtgtgtttttcacaggAAGGCTATGGGATAGGCGACGACGAATACTCGTGTGCGTATGATGGCTGCAGGCAGCTCATCTGGTACAACGCTCGCTGTAAACCGCACTCTCACCCCTGCTGGAAGGATG GAGATGCCATCGGCTTCCTGTTGGACCTCAGCAAGAAGCAAATGGTTTTCTATCTGAATGGACATCAGCTGCCGCCGGAGAAACAGGTCTTCTCCTCAGCCAC GTCCGGTTTCTTTGCAGCAGCCAGCTTCATGTCTTACCAGCAGTGCGAGTTCAACTTTGGGGCAAAGCCTTTCCGTCACCCGCCGCCTGGCAAGTTCAGCACCTTCAACGATTTCGCTTCACTGCTGCCCGGTGAAAAGATCATCATACCGAG acaACGACGCCTGGCCTTACTGAAGCAGGTTAGCATCCGGGACAACTGCTGCACGCTGTGTTGTGACGTCATGGCTGACACGGAGCTACGGCCCTGTGGCCACGG tgGTATTTGTATGGAGTGTGCCTTACAGTTAGAGACGTGCCCGCTGTGCCGCCATGACATCCAGAACCGCGTCAGACTCATTGCACATGTCTCCTGA
- the LOC120812494 gene encoding RING finger and SPRY domain-containing protein 1-like isoform X1: MIVATWITFCACRGLARGLLFFSSTSSRSPFWETLASVVSRTMGNSCVCREDSALEDHNHRSSRATRGQARRVDRGMGVGGDAAEALSSRPRDPVRPPRRGRGPHEPRRKKQNVDSLVLDTLAVIRTLVDNDQEPPYSMITLHEMAETDDGWLEIVQSLIQVIPLDDPLGPAVITLLLDECPLPTKDALQKLSDMLSLSLAIARQDALNPAKHRNTTAVLGCLAEKLAGPASIGLLSPGTLEYLLESLSSEAHPTVMLFALIALEKFSQTSENKRTVSKSCISNRLAVLESWAEHPDYLKRQVGFCSQWSLDNLFLKEGRQFTYETVNLTNINAMLNSNDVSEYLKICPTGLEARCDASSFESVRCTFCVDSGVWYYEVTVITSGVMQIGWATKDSKFLNHVRLAGVRTARLPTAAAACPRSPKLALCVCFSQEGYGIGDDEYSCAYDGCRQLIWYNARCKPHSHPCWKDGDAIGFLLDLSKKQMVFYLNGHQLPPEKQVFSSATSGFFAAASFMSYQQCEFNFGAKPFRHPPPGKFSTFNDFASLLPGEKIIIPRQRRLALLKQVSIRDNCCTLCCDVMADTELRPCGHGSSVSAAAFDAVIGGIEEIIMGRISDESALFYLTFCERL; this comes from the exons ATGATAGTAGCCACCTGGATCACTTTCTGTGCTTGCAGAGGCCTTGCAAGGGGGCTGCTCTtcttttcctccaccagctcgcGCTCTCCCTTCTGGGAGACACTTGCCAGTGTGGTCTCTCGCACCATGGGTAACAGCTGCGTGTGCCGTGAGGACAGTGCCTTGGAAGACCACAACCATCGGTCGTCGAGGGCAACCAGAGGACAAGCAAGGCGGGTGGATCGCGGTATGGGCGTTGGTGGCGACGCCGCAGAGGCGCTGAGCAGCAGACCCAGGGACCCGGTCAGGCCGCCGCGCAGAGGCCGAGGGCCTCACGAGCCGAGACGCAAGAAGCAGAATGTTGACAGCCTGGTGCTGGACACGTTGGCTGTCATCAGGACATTGGTGGACAA tgACCAAGAGCCCCCCTACTCCATGATCACTCTGCACGAGATGGCAGAAACAG ATGATGGCTGGCTGGAGATTGTGCAGTCGCTGATTCAAGTGATCCCATTGGACGATCCGCTTGGCCCCGCAGTGATAACGCTTCTGTTGGACGAGTGTCCTCTGCCCACCAAG GATGCTCTCCAGAAACTGTCCGACATGTTGAGTCTGAGTTTGGCCATAGCGCGACAGGACGCTCTAAACCCAGCGAAGCACAGGAACACCACGGCCGTCCTGGGATGCCTAGCGGAGAAACTGGCTG gtccagCGAGTATTGGATTGTTGAGCCCTGGAACCCTTGAATACCTTCTAGAGAGCCTC AGCTCTGAAGCCCACCCTACGGTCATGCTGTTTGCCCTCATCGCTTTGGAGAAGTTCTCCCAGACCA gtgagaACAAGCGGACGGTGTCAAAGTCGTGCATCAGCAATCGACTCGCTGTGCTGGAGTCGTGGGCGGAGCATCCCGACTACCTCAAGAGGCAGGTCGGGTTCTGCTCACAATGGAGCCTCGACAACCTTT TCCTAAAGGAGGGTCGTCAGTTTACCTACGAGACGGTCAACCTCACCAACATCAACGCCATGCTCAACAGCAATGATGTCAGCGAGTACCTCAAGATCTGCCCCACTGGactagag gCGCGGTGCGATGCCTCGTCCTTTGAGAGCGTGCGCTGCACATTCTGCGTGGATTCGGGCGTTTGGTACTACGAGGTGACGGTCATCACTTCCGGCGTGATGCAAATCGGATGGGCCACCAAGGACAGCAAGTTCCTCAACCACGTGCGGCTCGCCGGCGTCCGCACTGCTCGCCTTCCCACCGCAGCCGCTGCTTGTCCGCGCTCGCCTAAAttagcgctgtgtgtgtgtttttcacaggAAGGCTATGGGATAGGCGACGACGAATACTCGTGTGCGTATGATGGCTGCAGGCAGCTCATCTGGTACAACGCTCGCTGTAAACCGCACTCTCACCCCTGCTGGAAGGATG GAGATGCCATCGGCTTCCTGTTGGACCTCAGCAAGAAGCAAATGGTTTTCTATCTGAATGGACATCAGCTGCCGCCGGAGAAACAGGTCTTCTCCTCAGCCAC GTCCGGTTTCTTTGCAGCAGCCAGCTTCATGTCTTACCAGCAGTGCGAGTTCAACTTTGGGGCAAAGCCTTTCCGTCACCCGCCGCCTGGCAAGTTCAGCACCTTCAACGATTTCGCTTCACTGCTGCCCGGTGAAAAGATCATCATACCGAG acaACGACGCCTGGCCTTACTGAAGCAGGTTAGCATCCGGGACAACTGCTGCACGCTGTGTTGTGACGTCATGGCTGACACGGAGCTACGGCCCTGTGGCCACGG TTCCTCTGTTTCAGCTGCAGCTTTTGATGCTGTTATTGGCGGCATAGAGGAGATCATCATGGGTAGGATAAGTGATGAGAGTGCACTTTTCTATCTCACCTTTTGTGAAAGATTATAA
- the LOC120812494 gene encoding RING finger and SPRY domain-containing protein 1-like isoform X3, whose product MIVATWITFCACRGLARGLLFFSSTSSRSPFWETLASVVSRTMGNSCVCREDSALEDHNHRSSRATRGQARRVDRGMGVGGDAAEALSSRPRDPVRPPRRGRGPHEPRRKKQNVDSLVLDTLAVIRTLVDNDQEPPYSMITLHEMAETDDGWLEIVQSLIQVIPLDDPLGPAVITLLLDECPLPTKDALQKLSDMLSLSLAIARQDALNPAKHRNTTAVLGCLAEKLAGPASIGLLSPGTLEYLLESLSSEAHPTVMLFALIALEKFSQTSENKRTVSKSCISNRLAVLESWAEHPDYLKRQVGFCSQWSLDNLFLKEGRQFTYETVNLTNINAMLNSNDVSEYLKICPTGLEARCDASSFESVRCTFCVDSGVWYYEVTVITSGVMQIGWATKDSKFLNHEGYGIGDDEYSCAYDGCRQLIWYNARCKPHSHPCWKDGDAIGFLLDLSKKQMVFYLNGHQLPPEKQVFSSATSGFFAAASFMSYQQCEFNFGAKPFRHPPPGKFSTFNDFASLLPGEKIIIPRQRRLALLKQVSIRDNCCTLCCDVMADTELRPCGHGGICMECALQLETCPLCRHDIQNRVRLIAHVS is encoded by the exons ATGATAGTAGCCACCTGGATCACTTTCTGTGCTTGCAGAGGCCTTGCAAGGGGGCTGCTCTtcttttcctccaccagctcgcGCTCTCCCTTCTGGGAGACACTTGCCAGTGTGGTCTCTCGCACCATGGGTAACAGCTGCGTGTGCCGTGAGGACAGTGCCTTGGAAGACCACAACCATCGGTCGTCGAGGGCAACCAGAGGACAAGCAAGGCGGGTGGATCGCGGTATGGGCGTTGGTGGCGACGCCGCAGAGGCGCTGAGCAGCAGACCCAGGGACCCGGTCAGGCCGCCGCGCAGAGGCCGAGGGCCTCACGAGCCGAGACGCAAGAAGCAGAATGTTGACAGCCTGGTGCTGGACACGTTGGCTGTCATCAGGACATTGGTGGACAA tgACCAAGAGCCCCCCTACTCCATGATCACTCTGCACGAGATGGCAGAAACAG ATGATGGCTGGCTGGAGATTGTGCAGTCGCTGATTCAAGTGATCCCATTGGACGATCCGCTTGGCCCCGCAGTGATAACGCTTCTGTTGGACGAGTGTCCTCTGCCCACCAAG GATGCTCTCCAGAAACTGTCCGACATGTTGAGTCTGAGTTTGGCCATAGCGCGACAGGACGCTCTAAACCCAGCGAAGCACAGGAACACCACGGCCGTCCTGGGATGCCTAGCGGAGAAACTGGCTG gtccagCGAGTATTGGATTGTTGAGCCCTGGAACCCTTGAATACCTTCTAGAGAGCCTC AGCTCTGAAGCCCACCCTACGGTCATGCTGTTTGCCCTCATCGCTTTGGAGAAGTTCTCCCAGACCA gtgagaACAAGCGGACGGTGTCAAAGTCGTGCATCAGCAATCGACTCGCTGTGCTGGAGTCGTGGGCGGAGCATCCCGACTACCTCAAGAGGCAGGTCGGGTTCTGCTCACAATGGAGCCTCGACAACCTTT TCCTAAAGGAGGGTCGTCAGTTTACCTACGAGACGGTCAACCTCACCAACATCAACGCCATGCTCAACAGCAATGATGTCAGCGAGTACCTCAAGATCTGCCCCACTGGactagag gCGCGGTGCGATGCCTCGTCCTTTGAGAGCGTGCGCTGCACATTCTGCGTGGATTCGGGCGTTTGGTACTACGAGGTGACGGTCATCACTTCCGGCGTGATGCAAATCGGATGGGCCACCAAGGACAGCAAGTTCCTCAACCAC gAAGGCTATGGGATAGGCGACGACGAATACTCGTGTGCGTATGATGGCTGCAGGCAGCTCATCTGGTACAACGCTCGCTGTAAACCGCACTCTCACCCCTGCTGGAAGGATG GAGATGCCATCGGCTTCCTGTTGGACCTCAGCAAGAAGCAAATGGTTTTCTATCTGAATGGACATCAGCTGCCGCCGGAGAAACAGGTCTTCTCCTCAGCCAC GTCCGGTTTCTTTGCAGCAGCCAGCTTCATGTCTTACCAGCAGTGCGAGTTCAACTTTGGGGCAAAGCCTTTCCGTCACCCGCCGCCTGGCAAGTTCAGCACCTTCAACGATTTCGCTTCACTGCTGCCCGGTGAAAAGATCATCATACCGAG acaACGACGCCTGGCCTTACTGAAGCAGGTTAGCATCCGGGACAACTGCTGCACGCTGTGTTGTGACGTCATGGCTGACACGGAGCTACGGCCCTGTGGCCACGG tgGTATTTGTATGGAGTGTGCCTTACAGTTAGAGACGTGCCCGCTGTGCCGCCATGACATCCAGAACCGCGTCAGACTCATTGCACATGTCTCCTGA
- the LOC120812538 gene encoding metallothionein B-like: MQENFAVCLLFSVAGGTCNCGGSCSCTNCSCTTCKKSCCPCCPTGCTKCASGCVCKGKTCDTSCCQ; this comes from the exons ATGCAGGAAAACTTTGCAGTctgtcttcttttttctgtgGCAGGTGGAACCTGCAACTGCGGAGGATCTTGCTCGTGCACAAACTGCTCCTGCACCACCTGCAAGAAAA GCTGCTGCCCCTGCTGCCCGACTGGCTGCACAAAATGCGCCTCTGGCTGCGTCTGCAAAGGGAAGACGTGCGACACCAGCTGCTGTCAGTGA